Genomic DNA from Nitratidesulfovibrio vulgaris str. Hildenborough:
TTATCCGGTCAAAAGAGTTCTTCTTTGGGGGGCAGTCAATAAGCAATTGTGACTCGTTGGAACATATAATTCAAGCTGCCCACTTTCTTGTCCACAGGCTGTACTACGGACGCCTCTTCATGGCGGAGACGGTGCAGGAGAAGGCCTACATATATTACCGCCGCCATCGGCGCGGGCTGTTCCTGCTCGACTTCGAGAACGCCATCTACAGCATCACGCTGGGCAAGGTGCAGGGCATGGACAAGGCCCGCCAGATGGCAGCCAGGATGACCGACGTGTGGGGCCGCCTCGGAGGCGCAATCAACGTGGTGGCCTCGTCCTTCGGGCAGGTGCTGCTGCCGCCTCTTGAGGTGTTGGACGGGCACATCGTGGAGGTGCTCGGTACGCTCAACCGCTGGATTGGCATCGCCCCCAACCTCTTCAGGTGGATAGGCTACCTCGCCGTGGCCAGCGTCACCTTCGCGGGCGTCATGGGCCTTGTGGCAGCCGTGACAGGCATCGGCAAACTGGCGCTGGTGGCCGTGGCCTTCGGCCTGCTCACCAAGGTCACAGGCTTGCAGACGGCGGCCCAGTGGCTGCTCAACTCCGCCTTCCTCGCCAACCCCATCACGTGGGTCGTGCTTGGCGTGTTGTCGCTCATCGCGGAGCTTGGCGACTGCCTCGGCTGGTGGGCCGCGCTGAAGGCCGCGCTGGGCGATACTGCATGGGGCAATGCCCTCGTGGAGACGGTGCTTGCCGTCATCGCGCCGTTCCGCGTCATGTACAACGCCATTGCAGGTGTGATGGGCCTCTTTTCAGGCTCCGCCTCTGCGCCTGCCATGCCGGACGCCGCCCCCGGAGCGCCTTCCGTCGAACCTCCCGCCCCCGTGGCCTCGCTCGAAGCCGCCCGTACACCCGTGGTGCCATCTGCCGGACTCATGCGTGAAGGGGGCAAGGTGTTCGCCAAGGGGGGCAACAGCAAGACGACGACCATCGGCACGGTCAACATCACCACAGACAAGCCGATGGATGCCACACACCTGAAAGAGCAGCTCGTGCTGGCGGCGGGGTAGGAGATGGAGCGGACGGCAACCATGTGCAAGTCACACAAAAGACCCCGCATCGCGGGGCGATACGGGGTCATGACGGGCGGTGCCAGCCTGAAAGGCTATGCTTGCCTGCGCTCGCGCAGGTGCCTGTCGACCACGGTCTTGATGAGCGCCTGCCGCGAGATGCCAAGGTTCTTGGCCTCATTGTCGAGAGCCGCGACCATCCAGAGCGGAAAGTCTACGTTGACGCTCTTCTTCTGGCGGTTGGGATGCCGGACGGCAGAAAGATCCAGAAAAGGGGTGATGTCTTCGCCATCGTCAAAGCGGCGGTCGAATTCTTCAGTTGAAATTTGCTCTTGCATACAACGCCTCCTCCTCTTTGCCTGCTCGTCGTACGGAGATGATCCTGGTCGCCTTGTCCATGTCGGTGACGACGGAAGCCCAACAGCGGTTTGCCATGTAGCCGATGACAAGCCTGCGTGGTTCTTCAGTATGGGCGCTGGGAATCTCAATCAGTTGCGGGTCGTCCCACAAGGCCGTTGCTTCTTCGAAGTCAATGCCATGTTTGACTCTGTTGCTTGCGCTCTTCGCGGGGGCGTACTCGAAAACCATATGAAAATCATATGTAAACAATGGTGATTGTCAAGGTGGATACCATGTCCAGACACATCGACCTCCGCATCACGGACGACGATCTCACCCTCGATGCGGGCGGGCAGCCCGTCATGCTCGAAGGCCGCGCGTCCATCGCGCAGGACATCGTACACATGATCCGCGAATCGGGGCTTCTGGTGGACATCATCGCCAACCGCGACGCCCGGCAGCGCCGAACCAACATCGTGCGGATTACCATCGCCGTGGACGACGACAAGCGCATCGTACCCGGCTCCACTGCCGTGGAGGAGGCGCGTCCGGGCGAATACTGGCTCACGGCCCAGACCGTGGATTACGGCGAGATCACGCTCAAGCTGGAGGCATGAGAGATGGGCAAGGGTGAAGGCTATGCGTTGGCGGCTCGAACGGGCTGCACGGCACGCCATTCGGTTCTCGTGTGGGCGGTCTCCCACAGCGTGAACGCCTGCTGCATGTTCAGCCAGAGTTCCGGGGTGGTGTTGAGGGCGCGAGAGAGTCGCAAGGCGATGTCGGGCGTGATGGCCGCGCGCTCATTCACGATAGCCGAAAGGGCCTTGCGCGAAATGCCAAGCTGCTGCGCAAGTGCCGTGATCGTCAGGCCGAGCAGCTCCATGTGCATCCTGTGCAGGATGCCGCCGGGTTGCGTGGGCTTTCTGGTGCGGGTGCGCATGGGGGATTCCTCGCAGTCCAAGAGGGTAACGGCAGGGCGCTATCGGCCCGGTCGGGATTCCTTGTACGCGCGCAGGATGGCGTTGATGGTGGTCTGGTACCCTTTGCCCTGCTGCTTGAACCATTCAAGTACTTCGGCATCAAGGCGCAACGTCACCTGCTTCTTGCGCGGAGGGGGCACACGTCGGGCACGCTCCCAGAACGTATCGTCCAGGATAGGGTTGTCGGGGTCGGTCTCGGCATTGGCCGTGAGCTGTGCGTCGGAAAAGGCCCTGCTGCGCTTGCCGTCGGTGAGCGGACGCATCTTGCTGATCTCTTCGATGTCGAAGTCGACCTTCTTGTCCTTATTCGTAGCCATAGTTCCTCCGCTCTCTGGAGTTTGCGCGGCGGGCGGAAATGATCCTGAACAGGTCTGCCCCGCGCATGGTGAAGGTGACGACCAGCACCATGCCCGCGTATTCCCCTATGGCTTGGCACCGGGGTTCGCCATAGTCCTTGCGCCTGTCGTGCACGAGTTAGAGCGCACAGGCCAGCATCTGTGCCGCCTGCACGAAGTCGATGTCGTGCTTTTCAACATTGGCCCGGCGTTTGTTTTCGTCCCACTCGAAGCGCATGCCAAGTTTGTAGTTACAAATTGCAACTACGTCAAGGGAAGGAGCATTGTCCGATGACCACCCAGACCCCTTCCGACCTCTTCACTTCCATGCTCCGGCAGGCAGGCGTTCCCGTCACCGCGCAGGACATGCAGCGCGAGTGGGATGCCATCAACACCATGCAGGACAGCCGCATCACCAACGACAGCGCATGGTCGCCGTTCTGGCGGCTCATCTCGTCCATGGTCACGGCCCCGGCGTAATGGCTGGTCTCGCTGCTGGTCGAGGACGCCTTGCCCAACACCTTTCTACGGTACGCCTCGGGCCAGTGGCTGGACGTGTTCGCGTGGGGCGTGTCATGGGGGCGCAGCCTCGCCCCGTCACCATGCTGCGCGAGAAAAACGCCAGCCCCCGAAACAAAATCACTCCTCCGCCCCAAACCTTCGGGCTGTGCGGGTGGAAAAGTTGCAACTTGAAAGGGGTGGCAAAGGAGGGGTCTGGTATGCGCTGCAAGCCTTGTCTGCGGAAACTGCCGATTGCATAGAGTGCAAGGCATTGCAACGTCGTGCAATCATGTTGCACAGGGCGCATGCATGGGATGCTATATAATGCGCTGCAAATATTGGCTTTGGTTTTTGTCGGGCAGGGCAGGGAGGGAGCTTGTTGTCCCTCTGTTGTCCCCAGAACGCAAAAAGGTTACGAGCGACACTCGTAACCTCTTGATTTCATGGTCGGAACGACTGGATTCGAACCAGCGACCCCCTGCTCCCAAGGCAGGTGCGCTACCAGGCTGCGCTACGTTCCGCAAGGCAGAAGGGACAGATAGACGAAAAGCGCCCTGTTAGGCAAGCCTGAAAATGTCCTTTGTTATGGATACATCTCGGGCTGGATTATCGCAGGATGTTTTCAACCATGTTCAGCAGCCAGCCAGCGCACGTGAACAGCACCAGTAACAGTCCGCCAAACAGGGCTAGCAACCTCCATTGCATCACCTGCTTGAGCATGATGAATTCTGGCAGGCTTGCCCCTACGGCGCTCATGCACAAGGCAAGGGTGGTTCCAATGGGCATCCCTTTGAGCAGCAAACTCTCCATGACGGGGATGATGCCAGTGACATTGGCGTAGAGGGGAATGCCAACCGCAACGGCCGCAGGAACCGACCACCATTGCCCCTTTCCGAGGGTCTCTTCCACCCATTCTTGTGGCAGATAGCCATGGAGTGCAGCTCCCAAGGCAACCCCCCCGATGACCCATTTCCATACTCTACTGAAAATCGAACTCGTTTCATTTTTCGCAAAAGAATGACGATCTCTCCATGTCATCTTCGGAGCAACCGCACTCGGCAACGGTGCAAAAGGCGTAAGGCCGCCACCTGCAGGGCGCATTGCCTGTCGGATAAACGGTTGAAGCCATCGTTCAGCCTTTACCCACGACATGCATCCCCCCCCAAACACACCTGCAAGCAGGCCGATGCCGACATAGACCAGAGTAAGCTTCCAGCCTAGCAGTCCCCACAGAAGAACGACGGCAACTTCGTTGACGAGTGGAGATGTGATGAGAAACGCCATGGTGATGCCAAGAGGAATACCCGCTGTCGAAAAACCTATGAAAAGCGGCACGCTTGAGCATGAGCAGAACGGCGTCACAGCGCCGAAGCAGGCAGCGAGCGGGTAGCCAAGCGCTTGGCGCTTTCCTGCAAGATAGGTTCGTACACGTTCGACATTCAGCCCCGCCCGCATCCAGGCAATGCCATAGACCATCATGACAAGCAGCATGAGGATCTTCACCGTGTCATACATGAAAAAGACGATAGAGCTTCCAAGGCGAGTCGAGATGTCGATTCTTAACAATTTTAGAGTGATGAACTCTGCCCACGTCTCAAGCATCATGTAACAGAAAAGCCACACTACAGAAACAACAGCGGCCTTTACAATGTATACAAGTTTAGGGTCTGCGTGGTCGCCAGATGAAGGCCCCATACTATTTTTACAAGAACATTGGGTCATTGCTTTTATCCTTCTACTTCTTGATTGCCGTTTGCGATTCCCATACTTTCAACACAGCATTTCCTTCGAAACGGCGTATCATATGTGCATTCCAGAAAAGCGGATAGGCATGGAAGGGCGAGGCTGTAGTAGACATTGGTGCCTTTCTTTTCGTCTTTTACGATCTTGGCGTTCTTGAGTACGCTCAAATGTCTCGAAACGGTGGACATATCCGACCCGATCAACTCTTGCAGTTCACAAACACACCGTGCTCCTCCTTTGAGGAAATGCACCATGCGCAATCGACTCGGATGCCCTAAAGCCTTAAACAATTGTGCTTGTTTTTCTATATGTTGCGTTGTGGTATCCATACACCCTCACCATTTAACTTGATTATTTGGCAAAATAGACAAATAACGATTGCTTGTCAACCACTGCGCGGTTCAGATCAGAAGTACGGCATGAAGGCGGTGTGAGCATAACGCGGCGGTAACGCCTTTTTCGTTCGACTATAACATAGGGTTATTATATGAAAAAAATACGCATTCTGTTTCTTTGCACAGGTAACTCCTGCCGAAGCCAGATGGCTGAAGGATGGGCACACGCGCTCAAAGGGGATGAAGTTGACGCCTATTCTGCGGGAGTTCTGGCAAAGGGTCTGGACCCGAAAGCCATGAAGGTGATGGCAGAATGCGGGGTGGACATCTCTCGTCAGCACTCCAAGACATTGGAAGCGTTCCCGAACCTCTCTTTCGATTTTGTCGTAACGTTATGCGGACATGCTGCAGAAAACTGTCCGTGGTTTCCGGGCACGGCACAGCGTATTCACAGGGGATTCGATGACCCGCCATCACTTGCCGCGAGAGCTGAATCACCGGAAGAAGCACTGGAGCATTACCGCAGGGTACGGGATGAAATCCGGCTGTTCGTATCCCGATTGCCTCATTCTCTTTTGCCGGACTGGCAAGATTGAAAGGTCGAGTGTTGCAGGCTCACAGGCAGGCTGACAGTTGATACTTGATTGGCATTGATTGCCGCATCAATCGGTCAGCGGTGCATCAAGCCGCCTGCTGCTGTCATTGCCGGGCTTGAATGCGAAAAGGGAACCCTCTGCCGATGCAGGGTTCCCTTTTCGTTCCGGGCTAGAGGCATGCCGACTCGTCGCCCATACCTCAGCGGTTTCCAGTTGTCTTTAGGGCTAGCCTTCCAGTGCGGTCAGGTCGTCGTAGGTTTCGCGACGTCTGATGCTCTTTGCCGTATCGCCACGAACGAGAACTTCCGCCGCACGTGGACGTGAGTTGTATTGTGAACTCATGGAGAATCCGTAGGCACCGGCTGAAAAGACCGCCAGCAACTCTCCTTGCTCAACAGCGGGAAGAACCCGGTCGCGGGCAAGGAAATCTCCGGACTCGCAAATGGGGCCTACCACGTCGACGGTCTGTTCTGTCCGTCCATGGGGAAGCACTTCGGCGATGCGGTGATACGACGCGTATAGCGAGGGGCGAACGAGGTCGTTCATGGCGGCATCGACAATGACAAACTGCTTGCTCGGGGTCGTTTTGGTGTAGAGCACCTCTGTGACGAGGATACCGGCGTTGCCTGCAATGACACGCCCAGGCTCAAGGACGAGAGTCAGATTCAGCCCCTTGGTGCGCTCCAGTACAGCGCGTCCGAAGTCGCGCGGATGAGGGGGGGTCTCTTCGCCATAGGTGATGCCAAGCCCGCCGCCAAGGTCGAGATATGAGATGTCCAACCCCAGAATGGACAGATGCTCGCGGAATTCCAGCACCTTGTCGAGGGCTTCAAGGAAGGGGGACAGGCTCGTCAGCTGAGAGCCTATGTGGCAATCTATGCCTATGGGGTCGATATGCGGCAGGTCACGGGCGAGCATGTAGCCCTCCAGTGCCTGTGTCATCTCGATGCCGAACTTGTTCTTCTGAAGGCCCGTCGAGATGTACGGATGGGTGTGCGGGTCGACGTCGGGATTGATGCGCAGGCTGACCCGCGCCGTCGTCCCCATCGACGCCGCGACCTCTTCAATGGTGCGCAACTCTTGCAACGATTCGACATTGAACATCAGAATGTCCGCTTCGAGGGCGGAACGGATTTCATCGGGACGCTTTCCGACGCCGCTGTACACGATACGTCTGCCCGGTATCCCAGCCAGCAGCGCCCGGTGCAATTCACCACCCGAAACAATGTCCACTCCCGCACCAAGGCTACCC
This window encodes:
- a CDS encoding phage tail tape measure protein; translated protein: MAETVQEKAYIYYRRHRRGLFLLDFENAIYSITLGKVQGMDKARQMAARMTDVWGRLGGAINVVASSFGQVLLPPLEVLDGHIVEVLGTLNRWIGIAPNLFRWIGYLAVASVTFAGVMGLVAAVTGIGKLALVAVAFGLLTKVTGLQTAAQWLLNSAFLANPITWVVLGVLSLIAELGDCLGWWAALKAALGDTAWGNALVETVLAVIAPFRVMYNAIAGVMGLFSGSASAPAMPDAAPGAPSVEPPAPVASLEAARTPVVPSAGLMREGGKVFAKGGNSKTTTIGTVNITTDKPMDATHLKEQLVLAAG
- the brnA gene encoding type II toxin-antitoxin system BrnA family antitoxin is translated as MQEQISTEEFDRRFDDGEDITPFLDLSAVRHPNRQKKSVNVDFPLWMVAALDNEAKNLGISRQALIKTVVDRHLRERRQA
- a CDS encoding BrnT family toxin, with translation MVFEYAPAKSASNRVKHGIDFEEATALWDDPQLIEIPSAHTEEPRRLVIGYMANRCWASVVTDMDKATRIISVRRAGKEEEALYARANFN
- a CDS encoding DUF2590 family protein; this encodes MSRHIDLRITDDDLTLDAGGQPVMLEGRASIAQDIVHMIRESGLLVDIIANRDARQRRTNIVRITIAVDDDKRIVPGSTAVEEARPGEYWLTAQTVDYGEITLKLEA
- a CDS encoding HigA family addiction module antitoxin; translation: MRTRTRKPTQPGGILHRMHMELLGLTITALAQQLGISRKALSAIVNERAAITPDIALRLSRALNTTPELWLNMQQAFTLWETAHTRTEWRAVQPVRAANA
- a CDS encoding BrnA antitoxin family protein, with the protein product MATNKDKKVDFDIEEISKMRPLTDGKRSRAFSDAQLTANAETDPDNPILDDTFWERARRVPPPRKKQVTLRLDAEVLEWFKQQGKGYQTTINAILRAYKESRPGR
- a CDS encoding BrnT family toxin, translating into MHDRRKDYGEPRCQAIGEYAGMVLVVTFTMRGADLFRIISARRANSRERRNYGYE
- a CDS encoding permease, which encodes MTQCSCKNSMGPSSGDHADPKLVYIVKAAVVSVVWLFCYMMLETWAEFITLKLLRIDISTRLGSSIVFFMYDTVKILMLLVMMVYGIAWMRAGLNVERVRTYLAGKRQALGYPLAACFGAVTPFCSCSSVPLFIGFSTAGIPLGITMAFLITSPLVNEVAVVLLWGLLGWKLTLVYVGIGLLAGVFGGGCMSWVKAERWLQPFIRQAMRPAGGGLTPFAPLPSAVAPKMTWRDRHSFAKNETSSIFSRVWKWVIGGVALGAALHGYLPQEWVEETLGKGQWWSVPAAVAVGIPLYANVTGIIPVMESLLLKGMPIGTTLALCMSAVGASLPEFIMLKQVMQWRLLALFGGLLLVLFTCAGWLLNMVENILR
- a CDS encoding ArsR/SmtB family transcription factor, producing MDTTTQHIEKQAQLFKALGHPSRLRMVHFLKGGARCVCELQELIGSDMSTVSRHLSVLKNAKIVKDEKKGTNVYYSLALPCLSAFLECTYDTPFRRKCCVESMGIANGNQEVEG
- a CDS encoding arsenate reductase ArsC, with the protein product MKKIRILFLCTGNSCRSQMAEGWAHALKGDEVDAYSAGVLAKGLDPKAMKVMAECGVDISRQHSKTLEAFPNLSFDFVVTLCGHAAENCPWFPGTAQRIHRGFDDPPSLAARAESPEEALEHYRRVRDEIRLFVSRLPHSLLPDWQD
- the lysA gene encoding diaminopimelate decarboxylase, with the protein product MHLFQYREGSLFAEDVSIIDLASTYGTPLYVYSAGTLERHYRAFDSAFGKAAHLTCFSVKACSNIHILKLLGSLGAGVDIVSGGELHRALLAGIPGRRIVYSGVGKRPDEIRSALEADILMFNVESLQELRTIEEVAASMGTTARVSLRINPDVDPHTHPYISTGLQKNKFGIEMTQALEGYMLARDLPHIDPIGIDCHIGSQLTSLSPFLEALDKVLEFREHLSILGLDISYLDLGGGLGITYGEETPPHPRDFGRAVLERTKGLNLTLVLEPGRVIAGNAGILVTEVLYTKTTPSKQFVIVDAAMNDLVRPSLYASYHRIAEVLPHGRTEQTVDVVGPICESGDFLARDRVLPAVEQGELLAVFSAGAYGFSMSSQYNSRPRAAEVLVRGDTAKSIRRRETYDDLTALEG